The genomic stretch TTAATTCCATTGGCTCTCTTAGAGGGTCTATCGGAGGATTTGTAACTTGTGATGCATCAAGTAACATTCTATCCCAGTAAGAAACATATGCCTTATCATTACCACTACCTATGAGGATCATCCCTCCAGTTTCGGCCTGTTTTTTTATACTGTTAATAGTGTATGAGCTCCAATGAAAGTTTTCTTTGTAAAGGGCATTATTTTTAGTGATTGTTAAAGCGTCTGTTGGACACATCATTTCACATCGATGACATCCTACGCATTTGTCATTGTAAATACGAATTAAATCAAACTCCTCAAAATACTTGAAGATTTCTTCAGAGCATTGTCTTACACAGACCTTACATTTGATGCATCTGTCTTCATTTTTATCTACGATAAATTCAGGAATAATATTAGACATATTTATCATCCAACAAAAATATTGCAGGCTCTCCGCCTTTTGGCCTATAAACTAAATCAAGATCAGGGCAAATTTTCCTTACTGCACATTCTTCACTTGACATATAGACTGTATTTTCATTTTTTCCTACAAGAAGCGGTCTTAGTTTTAACCTGTCTCCAAGACCCATTATACCATTTTCAAATCCTAAAATAACTGAGAATGGCCCTGTGAGTAGGGCTCCTGCATAAGTCATCCTCAATGCTTTTAGTACCTCTCTCTGTCTTTCTTCCATTCTGTCTATATCTACCCACATTGGACTCGCAAGGACCTTAGAGGCCAAAGGTAGAGTTAGATTATTTTTTCTAACTAAGAAATCTAAAAGATAAGTTATTACTTCAGTATCAGTTACAAGATTACACTTGTAGCCATACATCTCAAGATATCTTCTATTTGTATCGTAAGAAGAGATTTCACCATTATGAACTATAGTCCAGTCAAGTAATCCAAATGGATGTGCTCCCCCCCACCATCCAGGAGTATTGGTGGGGAATCTTCCATGGGCGGTCCATATGTAGCCACTGTAATCTTCGAGACGATAAAACTTACTGATATCTTCGGGGTATCCTACGCCCTTGAAGACACCCATATTTTTCCCGCTTGATATTACATATGCTCCTTCAATGTTATTATTGATGTCCATTACGGCCTTGAATGTCTCTTCTCTTTCGGAATCTTTGGACAAGATATTCCTATTTTTAACAAAGTATCGCCACAATAGTGGTTTATTGGGGAGAATAATAAAATTATCAGTTCTAATCTTTTCATCGTATTCGATTAAAAAGTGTTTATTGATCAACTCTTCAGTTTTCTCTTTTGCTTTTACAGAATCAAAAAATAAATGAAATGCATAATCGTCCGGATAATCCGGATAAATTCCATAACCAGAAAATCCACCACCTAATCCATTGGCCCTATCATGCATTACAGAAATTGCATCTGTGATGACGCTGCCACTGACCTTTTCTCCGTCAGTATTTATTAATCCGAATATAGAGCAGCCTGAAATATCCTTTTCTTTCGGAAATTTGTTCATAATAAAAGCTTAAAAGAAAATATATATATTAATTTCTATAACAAATTGGCCATTATAGGCCAGAATTAATGTCAAAAATGCCTATTAAAGTCATATTTGAGTATAATAAATAATCTAAAGTAGACCTATTATGTTTCCTTTGTCATCAATATCCATTTTTACAGCGGCAGGCAACCTTGAAAGACCGGGCATTAGGTTGATGTTACCACAAACGATAACAATATAACCTGCACCACTTGCAAGTTCAACGTCTGTGACTTCTAAATCAAATGGAGGTGGAACTCCAATTAGATTTTTATCATCTGATAAAGACAGTTGAGTTTTCGCGATACATATGGGAAGATTCCCATATCCAAGTTTTTTATATAATTCAAGTTTTTTCTTGGGTTTAGTTTCAAATATCACACTTTTTGCCCCGTAGATTTTTTTAGCAATTATCTCAACTTTTTTTTCAATGTCGTCAGTTAGTTCGTAAAGTGGTTTGAAATTATTCTTTTTCTTAGATAATTCCAATACCCTATTTGCAAGCTCTATGCCACCTTTACCTCCTTCTGAAAACATATTGGACAATGAAACAGGCACTTCTTTTTTTGAGCAAAGTGATTTTATCATTTCAATTTCTTGATCTCTGTCAAAATTGAATTTATTTATACATACTACAACTGGAACCCCAAATAGTTTGAGATTATCAATATGTTTTTCAACATTTTTTAGACCTTTTAAAAAAGCCTCTTCATCGTGGTATGTAATAATATCCTTTAATCCACCATGGTATTTTATTGCCTTGCATGTCACGACTAACACTACGGCGGATGGAGAAAAATTACCTTTTCTTGAAACTATATTAAGGAACTTTTCTGCACCTAAATCTGCACCGAATCCAGCTTCAATTATGACAAAATCGGCCAATTTTAGAGCAATATTGGTCGCAAGTATCGAATTCGTACCTATGGAGATATTTGCAAATGGCCCTCCATGGATAATCGCAGGTGTGTGCTCAATTGTTTGAACAAGATTTGGTTTAAGAGCTTCTTTTAGTATTGCTGCCAGTGCTCCTTCAACTTTTAATTTCCCTGCATTTATGGGATTTCCTTTTCGATCAAATGCAACGGTGATTTTAGAAAGTTTTTCCTTAAGTTCTATTATATCGTGTGAAAGGCATACAATAGACATTATCTCCGATGCTGCAGTAATAATAAATTTGGATTCACGGGGTATGCCATTACCTGAACCTCCAAGACCAATAACGATATTTCTCAGAGCTCGATCATTCATGTCAATTGCTCTCGGCCAAACAATATTATTAATATCAATATCCAGTTCATTACCCATTAATATATGTGTATCAAGCATTGCTGCCAAGAGATTGTGTGCGGCTTGTACTGCATGAATATCGCCGGTAAAATGTAAGTTGATGTCCTCCATTGGAAGAATTTGTGAGTGCCCGCCGCCAGTAGCCCCTCCCTTCACGCCAAATACAGGCCCCATGGAAGGTTCTCTTAAGGTAATCATTGTTTTCTTTCCAAGAAGCGATAGAGCTTGTCCCAATCCGATGGTGGTAAGTGTCTTTCCTTCTCCATGTGGAGTTGGATTCATTGCAGTTACTAGGATTAAATGGCCATTATTGTTTTTTTCTGTTTTCTTTAGAAGCGATAGATCTATTTTTGCTTTATGTTTACCATACGGTTCAATATATAATTCGTCGATTCCTGCTTTTTCAGCAATTTTTTCTATTGACCAGATGTCTGCTTTTTTAGCTATCTCAACGTCACTTTCCATCATAACCATCTTGATTTCAGATTCAATTGTAAATCTTTTTAAAAAGTTTTCGTTATTTAGTATATGCTTTCTAAGTCTGAGCTAAGGGCTGCAATTAAAGAACAAATTGTTAATCTAGATTATGCCAAAAAAGAGGTTATGGACGAAAAAATAAGAAAAAATATCTATAATCTTAATGAATATTGGGTAGCAAAGACTATTTTTTCATATGTTTCAAAAGATAAAGAAGTAGATACACTTGATTTAATTAACCATTCAATAAGTCTTGGAAAAACAGTTTGTGTTCCCTTGACTAAGAAGGAGAATAATTCTCTTGAAATGAGAAAAATCGAAGATTTAATGGACCTAAAAATCGGAAACTTCAATATTCTAGAGCCAAATGATCATGCTAAATGTGTCAATTCTAAAGAAGTAGAAATACTTTTTATCCCAGGTCTTGCATTTGGAATTGGGCGTGAAAGACTCGGAAGAGGGGGAGGTTATTTTGACAGATTCTTAGTACAATCAACTGGCCTTAAAGTGGGTCTTGCCTATGAATTTCAGATCTTTGATTCGTTACCAGTTCAAAAGCACGATATAAAAATGGATATGATAATCACTGATAAACGAATTATCAACTGCGTTTAAAAGAATAAATAAGGATTATTGCGGGGAAGAGAATCATCGAAGCAAAAGGATTTATTGCTAAAAATGACGCAAGGGCTGGCAGGCTTGATCCTGTTATCGTAGAAAGATCCTGGCTGAGGGAAAATGTAGAAAATATTGTTCCTCTTTTTGAAACTTCTATATTTTCACACAAGAAGGAATAACACCAAACATCAATGAATGCTCCGGCTAATCCAATAAGTCCAGATGATAGAAAGAACAAAACAATATTATTGGAAATAACTAAGAATACAATCCCTGTTATGTGGATTAATGCCCCCCATTTAATCCAAAATCTTTTAGTTTCAACTTTTGCGTAACGTCCAATAAGAATCTCAGAAACACCAAAAACAAGAGATTCGAATGCGACTATCAAAGAAACTATAGATCCTGACATCCCAAGTTTTCCTATGGCAAATCTAACAAAGAATATCAAGAAAGCAGAGAATACTGCAATATCAAAAGTCTTGTACACTAATGGATCTAATACTTTTTTGAGTGTATTAATAGAGGGGTAACTCTTTTCGCGTAATTCAAATTTAAATTCTTTCATGAAGTATAGATACAACACAGAGATAGATGCCCCAATTAAGAATATGGTGTAAAATGTCCACTTCAATCCGAGTAGATCAACAAATATACCTGGCAGCAGAAGTCCAAATACCCATCCTAGGCCTGAAACTCCTCCAAAGATACTGACTTTCTTTTCCGGTTTTTGTGTAATAGGTCTAAGGGAAAAAATTATAACTACTGTAAGAAAAGTAGCAAGAGAAACAGCTACAAAAACTTGAAGTAGTGCGAGATGCAAGATATTATTTGTAAATGAAATGAGAAAAGCTGATATTGAAGAGAGTATCAAAGCGGCCAGCAATAAATATTTCTCTCCAATTCTATCAGAGAGAACTCCTACTACAGGTTTCAAGAAAAATGAAACACCGTCCCCAATGACAAATAGCAATGCATAAGGCAAGAGAGATATTCCTATTTTAGTAAAATATATCCCGAAGAGAACCATTGTGAATCCATGAAAAAATGATTTATAGAATCCCAACATTGATCCAAAGAACAATCTTTTAGTTTCAACTGCCAAATAATTTCCTTCCTTTCAATATGTATCCCGCTATATATATGGACCCAGTAATAAGTAATTTTTCATCGTTTTTAAGGTTTGACAGGCAATAGTCAAACGCGTTTAAAGGATCTTCAAAAGACTTAATTTCATTGAAATACCGTCTTGCTTTTTCTTCAAGAGTATTAATATTGGCGCATCTTGGAGGAATTGTTGTCAAGACTATTCTCTTTGAAATTTTGGAAAATTCTTTTAGGATTCCTTCAATATCTTTGTCCTGAGAAATTCCAACGAGTAAAATTGTTTTTGCATCTAGAAATAAATTGTTGTAAGTTTCTGAAAGCGATTTTGCACCGGCAATATTATGTGCAACGTCGACTAGAATCATTGGATTTTTTCTTACTATCTGGAATCTCCCTGGCCATGTTGATTTTTCAAGGCCTTCCCTAATCGAACTTTCTTTTATTTCAAATCCATAAGAAGATATCGATTCTGCCAAGCTGATTGCACAGGCTGCGTTTACTATTTGATGACTGCCAATCATCTTAATTTTAACATCACTAAACATATTGTCACTGGATTTGTAATCAAAAATAGACCCTTCAAAGTTAATTTTTTTCTCAATTGCATCAAAATCTCTTTTGTATAATTTTAATGAAGCTCCTTTTTCAAGACAGATTTTTTCAAGTAATGGTGATAGCTCCAAATCAATGCAAGAAGATACTGATGATCCTTTTTTTATTATGCCTGCTTTTTCAATTAATATTTCCTCTTTACTGTGGCCCAATATTTCTTGATGGTCAAGAGAGATATTTGTAATGGCTACGGATTTACCATTTAAAACGTTAGTAGCGTCTAGCCTTCCACCAAGCCCAACTTCGGAGATTATAAAGTCGACTTTTTTATCGGCAAAATAGATAATTGAGATTGCAGTTAGAACTTCAAAAAATGTTGGACTACCAATGCCCTTGATTTTTTCTGCTTCTTCGCAGTAATATTTTAGATCTAAAAGGATTTTATCAAAATCTTTCGAGGGGATATTTTTATCTCCAATCTTTATTCTTTCGTAAATGTCAATTAGATGGGGAGATATATAAGACCCAACTTTGTAGTTAGATTGGGACAATATTCCAGAAATAAAAGTGACAACTGAGCCTTTTCCATTTGTTCCGGCAACATGAACTACGGGGATATCTTCCCATTTTCTTCCACTTTTTTCAAGTAGAAATCTTATTCTTTCAAGACCAAGTTTTGAATTTAATCGTTCTTGCCCAGGTGTAGAACCAATAAGTTTTAACGACTCTAAAAAATCATCTTGCACAGTCGTTCTGTTTTAAAAAGCAGATTATAAGGTTTTCCAGAAGCATGGCTCGAGTCATAGGGCCGACCCCACCTGGAACTGGGGTGATATATGATGTTATTTTACTGACCTCATCATACTTAACATCCCCTTTAATACCGTCCACATCTCGAGTTATACCAACATCTACCACTACAGCCCCTTCTTTCACCATATCTGCAGTCAAGAAATCAGTTTTTCCTACTCCGACTATAACTATATCTGCATGCTTTGTCTTTTCTTTCAGATTTTTAGTTTTGGTGTGTACGACGGTTACTGTTCCACCTTTATTTATCATCATAGCTGCCAAAGGCTTTCCAATAATATTACTCCTATTTATTATTGTTATGTCAGCACCTTCTATCGGTATGTTGTATTCTTCAAGAATTTTAACTACTCCTTTAGGCGTGCATGGAAACAAGTCTGAGATGTTTAGGAGTATTCTACCAACATTGATGGGTGTAAATCCATCTACATCTTTTAATGGGTCTATTCTTTCTAAGATCTTGTTACTATCTATGTGTTTTGGTAAAGGTAATTGGACAAGGATTCCATGAACATCTTTTCTTTTATTTAATTTATCAATTAACAAAAGAAGATCTTCTTCACAGATATCATCATAATAGAACTCTTCATAATCAATTCCAATTTTCTCTGAATCCTTCTTCTTTAAAGTAACATAAACTCTAGATGCAGGATTGCTTCCTACTAACACAGTTGCCAATTTAGGATGAAGGCCTTTTTTATTATATTCTGCTACTTTTTCTGAAAGTTCATTTGCTATTCTCAGAGATAGTGCCTTGCCATCAAGTATTTTTGTGGTCATAAGTTCAATGGGAATTTTTTGCAGAGATCCCTTACCTCCACTCTTACTTTTTCAGGAGCGCAGTCATCCTTCTTCTGAAGAACACGATGAATCATTTGGGCTATCAATTTCATCTCTTGCTCCTTCATTCCTCTGGAAGTAATTGCAGGGACACCGAGTCTAAGACCTGATGTAACATTAGGTGGCTTTGGATCGTAAGGTATAACATTTCTATTTGCTGTAATGCCTGCAGCTTCCAATAATTCCTGCGCTTCTTTTCCAGTTATATCATTTTTTCTCAAATCCAACAAGAGTAAGTGATTATCAGTGCCTCCAGTGATAAGCTCATATCCTAATGACATTAACTCCTCAGATAAAACTTTACAATTATTGATAATTTGTCTCTGATATTTTATGAAATCTTCACCCATTGCTTCCTTAAAGCAAACTGCCTTTGCAGCTATTGTATGCATCATGGGACCGCCTTGAGCAAATGGGAAAACAGCTTTGTCAATTGCCTTCTTATGTTCTTCTTTGCAGAGTATTAGTCCCCCTCTTGGACCTCTTAAGGTCTTATGGGTAGTAGAAGTTACAAAGTCACAATAAGGAATAGGAGATTTATGAAATCCGCACGCGACAAGTCCTGCAATGTGCGCCATATCTGCGAGTAAAAGAGCGCCTACTTCATCTGCAATTTCTCTGAATCCTTCAAAATCTATCTCTCTTGGATAAGAACTAGCACCTGTTACAATAAGTTTAGGCCTTAATTCGATAGCTTTTTCTCTTACCTCGTTTAAATCAATCCTATACGTATTTTTATTGACACCATAAAAATGGAAGTTGTAAAATTTTCCAGAAAAATTAACAGGGGACCCATGTGACAAATGTCCTCCACAAGATAAATCCATCCCGAGAACTGTATCCCCGACATCTAAACATGCAAAATATACTGCCATATTAGCCTGTGTTCCTGAGTGTGCCTGAACATTTGCATGGTCTGCTTTGAAAAGCTTCTTTGCCCTTTCGATTGCAAGAGATTCTGCAACGTCGACAAATTTACAGCCTCCATAGTATCTCTTGCCAGGATAGCCTTCGGCATATTTATTTGTCATAACAGATCTTTGTGCTTCAAGAACTGCATTACTTGTAAAATTCTCACTGGCTATAAGTTCAAGCCCTTCATTTTGACGATTTTTTTCATCTTCAATTGCATTAAAAATTTCAACATCAACTTGATCCAATGATTTCATAAAATCACGACATGATTAAAAAGCCTAAATCTCTTATAAATATTTTGCTATTTTCTAATCTCAAGATATTTTTATAATTCCATATTATGGCAATAATATTTCATAATAGTTAATTTTATATACCTATTAGGTAGGATAATATAATATTCTGGCATGAAATAGAGGAATTACTATGGTAAAAGATATTTGTATTCTAAGAGGAAGGACTATAGATGAGCAAGAGAAATTAATCATCAAAGCTTTGATAAGAAATCCTAGAAGCAGTGATAATCAAATAAGCAAAGCGACCAGAGTTCCAGTAAGAACTGTCTACAGAAAAAGGAAAAAATTAGAAGAAGAAGGCATTATACACTATTATCTAAATGTAAATCTAGATAAATCAGGTATTGGTAAAATAAATGCCAGACATCTCTATATCATTAAATTTAAACTTGGTCTTCCATATACTCAGTTTATCCGAGAAATTAATGAAGAAAATAACGTGAGAACTGTCTTCACCGAACATATCTACCAATCTTTCCTTGCAGAAGTCGATGGGAGAGTTGCCCTTGTAATGATTTTGGAAGGAGAAAGAGATGAGGACATAGTAGAAAACTTTAATAAAATAATAGTTCCGTCATTGAAGAAAAATCATGGTCCAGAATCAATCGAAGATGTTCAGACTATAAGACTCTCAGATCCTATCAGATTCTTCCACAATTACCTGCCGATGTTAAACATTAAAAACGGAAGAATTCGTGATGACTGGAGAGATGAATTAATTTTTATTACCTAATTATCTTTGATTATTCTAGGCCATTTTTTCTTTTTATTAGGCCTTATTAGACCTAAATTAGCCATTATAAAACAGTAAGTATTAAATAGTAGATGATACTTCTCTTTTCTATCAAATACCTAGACAAATGGGTAAATATAAAAAATAATTTTGGAGGAATAAAATGGACAAAGAGCAGGTAAAGAAAATAATTAAGGAAAAGAACATAAAATACGTAAGATTGCAGTTTGTGGACATGCTAGGAATACCAAAGAACTTTTCAATATCTGTAGACCTACTAGACTCTGTATTTGAATCTGGGATGGGTTTTGATAGTTCTTCAATTAAAGGATTTACAGATATCTCGCACAGTGACAGTGTTTTGATGCCAGACCCGGATACATTTAAGATAATCCCGTGGCTTGATGAAGCAAGAATAATCTGTGATGTGTGCTACCCAACAACATTGAAGCCTTTTGAAGGTGACCCAAGAAGTCTTTTGAAAAAAGAAATACAAAAACTTGCAGAAGAAAAAATGGAGTTTTATGTTGGTCCAGAGATAGAGTTTCACTTATTAAAGCAAGAAAATGGAAAACTTGTCCCACATGATTCTGGAGGATATGCAGATTTTTCACCTCTTGATTTAGGGGAAGAAATCAGAAACAAAGCCGGACTATACATGCAAATGATGGGTGTAAAAAGTGAGATTACCCATCACGAGGTAGGAAGCGGCCAGCACGAAATTGATTTTAGATTTAAAGAAAGTGCTCTTGAAGCAGCCGATGATGTTATCACATATAAGCAGGTCGTAAAAAACATAGCTGCTAAAGAAGGTCTTGTAGTTACATACATGCCAAAACCGTTTTATGGACAAGCTGGAAACGGTATGCACTGTCACCAAAGTGTTTTCCAAAATGGAAGAAACGTATTCTATGACCCAAAGACAAAAAATTTATCCGATAAAGGCCGATGGTACATAGGTGGAATTTTAAAACATGCAAAAGCACTTACTGCTATTTGTTCTCCATCTGTTAACTCCTACAAGAGATTAGTTCCAGGATACGAAGCGCCAGTATATATTGCATGGGGATGGTCTAACAGAACAACTTTAGTGAGATTGCCTGGATACGATCCAACTAATGAAAAGGCTTTAAGGATAGAATTTAGATCTCCTGACCCAACTTGTAACCCATATCTTTCATTTACTGCCATGTTAAAAGCTGGGATGGACGGAATCGAAAATCAGATTGAGCCTCCTGAGCCAGTTGACTATGACTTATTCGAATTATCATTAGCCGAATTAGAGGAAAGGGGTATAGAAACATTGCCAATAAACCTAGGAGAAGCAATAAAGGAACTTGAAAATGACAAGGTAATAAGAGATTCATTAGGTAAGCACATTTCTACAAAATACATTGAGCACAAGAAAAAGGTTTGGGAAGAATATTCAATGTATGTTACTGACTGGGAGTTCCAAAAATACCTCAGATACTAATAAAATTTTAATTTTTATTATTTTTCTCACAGATATGATTTACAACAGAAAATTTTCATATATTTTAAAAAATGGCCGAAATCAATCTAAAATCTTTTATATTTAAACTACTTTTATAATGCAGATGTTATACCTTATAGGCCTTGGACTGTCAGAAAAAGACCTTTCGTTGAAAGCCTTTGAAGTATTGAGTAAAGTTAAGAATATTTATGTTGACACTTATACTAATTATTTTGATTTTGACCTTCTGTGGCTTGAAAAGAAATTAGGTACTAAAGTGATCCCTCTTTCTAGAGAAGACATAGAAAAAAATCCTTTATTCTTAGATATTGCGAAATCTGATGATGTTGCACTTCTTGTATCGGGAGATCCTCTTGTTGCTACAACCCATACAGATATCCTCTTAAGGGCAATTAAAAGAGGCATCCAAACAAAAATATTTCATGCTTCATCAATTTATTCAGCCATTGCTGAAACAGGCCTCCACATATATAGATTTGGAAAAACTGCCAGCATCCCCTATCCTGAAGAAAACTTCTCCCCAAGAAGCTTTTATGACGTGGTAATTGAAAATAAAGAAAGAAATCTCCATACAATGCTATTGCTAGATGTAAAAAAGGAGAAAAATCTTTTTATGGATCCAAAGGAAGCCATGGATATATTAAAAAGAATTGATGAAAGTAGAATTATTGGAGAGATTATTATAATTTCTAGGATTGGGCATGAAGATCAAAGAATCATATATGGAGATATAGATGAATTAGTCAACTTTGATAAAGAATTCTATGGCTCACCCCCTCATACTTTAGTAATTCCTGCAGAGTTACACTTTGCAGAAGAGGAATATCTGATAAGTCTTGCAGAAATACATAAAAACAGTAAAAATAAATAAAAAATATTACGATAATAAAATAGCCTTGGTGTTATCATTATGCCATTTGAAAATAAAAAAATAGATGAATTGACTGAAAAAATATCCGCAGTTGAAACATCTAACGAAGAAAGAATTTTGGAAATATCAAGATTACTTGATGGGTATAAAGAATTTCTCGATACATTAAAATCACATAATGTTGAAGCTATTAAACAGTGGGAAATTGAAAAGTTTGAAGAAAAACTTCAGCAGATTATAAAAAATGTCGATATTGTTAGTGAAAAAGAAAGAACTGAATTAGAAGAGCAGCAAATCTACGATGACATTGATGAGTTAAAAGTTATTGTTTGGGATATTCAGAAAAAAATTGACTCAAATTTATTAGAGCTTAAACACAGAATTGATGAAACAGAAAAAGAACAAGAACTTACACTCCTTAATTTTTTAAGAAAAGTAAAGAACAAAGATGATATCTTTACAGAGGAATATGTTCTTAACAATTATACTGAAGTCCTTGAAATATTCTCACTTCTTGATGTAGAAAATAAAAAACTTCCAAAAAATATATCCCCCGAACTTGAAGGTGAGATAAATCGATATTTGTCAAATATTGAATACAGGATTGAAAAAGTGGAGGACATTCTAAAAAAGGACTATGAAATATTTTTGAAGGAAATTGAAGAAAAAAACAAGTGCCTAGATGAGGAATTTATTTCAGAAAACTTTGATCAGACTAGAGAGATTTATTCTTCTTTGATTGAAAAGAAGAAACAGCTTAAGGGTGGAAGAGTTACACTTATTGAGAATAATCTTAAAATTTTAAGCGAGAGGATAAAAGAAATTGAAGATAGAAAAAGAATGGACCTCTTAACTATACTTGATGAAGTTGAAAAACTACTCCCTATTTTCACAGAACAATATATATTGGATAATCCCCTTGATTCGAGAGAAGTGTATGAGAAATACAGCAAAATAGGAAATACTTTGAAAGGGACAATAGACTCTAAAATTGAAGAAAAAGTTAGTAAATCTATCAATAATATACTTTCAAGGATTGAAAACGTTGAAAAGAGAGAAATTGAAAATCTTTCTTTCGTCTATGACAGGACTGGAAGAGCCCTCGAAAAATATACTGAAGATTATATTGCTGGAAACTTATCCGAGGCAGAGAGAACTTATGTTGCATTGTCAA from Methanofastidiosum sp. encodes the following:
- a CDS encoding glutamine amidotransferase family protein, with protein sequence MNKFPKEKDISGCSIFGLINTDGEKVSGSVITDAISVMHDRANGLGGGFSGYGIYPDYPDDYAFHLFFDSVKAKEKTEELINKHFLIEYDEKIRTDNFIILPNKPLLWRYFVKNRNILSKDSEREETFKAVMDINNNIEGAYVISSGKNMGVFKGVGYPEDISKFYRLEDYSGYIWTAHGRFPTNTPGWWGGAHPFGLLDWTIVHNGEISSYDTNRRYLEMYGYKCNLVTDTEVITYLLDFLVRKNNLTLPLASKVLASPMWVDIDRMEERQREVLKALRMTYAGALLTGPFSVILGFENGIMGLGDRLKLRPLLVGKNENTVYMSSEECAVRKICPDLDLVYRPKGGEPAIFLLDDKYV
- a CDS encoding formate--tetrahydrofolate ligase; translation: MESDVEIAKKADIWSIEKIAEKAGIDELYIEPYGKHKAKIDLSLLKKTEKNNNGHLILVTAMNPTPHGEGKTLTTIGLGQALSLLGKKTMITLREPSMGPVFGVKGGATGGGHSQILPMEDINLHFTGDIHAVQAAHNLLAAMLDTHILMGNELDIDINNIVWPRAIDMNDRALRNIVIGLGGSGNGIPRESKFIITAASEIMSIVCLSHDIIELKEKLSKITVAFDRKGNPINAGKLKVEGALAAILKEALKPNLVQTIEHTPAIIHGGPFANISIGTNSILATNIALKLADFVIIEAGFGADLGAEKFLNIVSRKGNFSPSAVVLVVTCKAIKYHGGLKDIITYHDEEAFLKGLKNVEKHIDNLKLFGVPVVVCINKFNFDRDQEIEMIKSLCSKKEVPVSLSNMFSEGGKGGIELANRVLELSKKKNNFKPLYELTDDIEKKVEIIAKKIYGAKSVIFETKPKKKLELYKKLGYGNLPICIAKTQLSLSDDKNLIGVPPPFDLEVTDVELASGAGYIVIVCGNINLMPGLSRLPAAVKMDIDDKGNIIGLL
- a CDS encoding 5-formyltetrahydrofolate cyclo-ligase; the protein is MLSKSELRAAIKEQIVNLDYAKKEVMDEKIRKNIYNLNEYWVAKTIFSYVSKDKEVDTLDLINHSISLGKTVCVPLTKKENNSLEMRKIEDLMDLKIGNFNILEPNDHAKCVNSKEVEILFIPGLAFGIGRERLGRGGGYFDRFLVQSTGLKVGLAYEFQIFDSLPVQKHDIKMDMIITDKRIINCV
- a CDS encoding MFS transporter, whose amino-acid sequence is MAVETKRLFFGSMLGFYKSFFHGFTMVLFGIYFTKIGISLLPYALLFVIGDGVSFFLKPVVGVLSDRIGEKYLLLAALILSSISAFLISFTNNILHLALLQVFVAVSLATFLTVVIIFSLRPITQKPEKKVSIFGGVSGLGWVFGLLLPGIFVDLLGLKWTFYTIFLIGASISVLYLYFMKEFKFELREKSYPSINTLKKVLDPLVYKTFDIAVFSAFLIFFVRFAIGKLGMSGSIVSLIVAFESLVFGVSEILIGRYAKVETKRFWIKWGALIHITGIVFLVISNNIVLFFLSSGLIGLAGAFIDVWCYSFLCENIEVSKRGTIFSTFSLSQDLSTITGSSLPALASFLAINPFASMILFPAIILIYSFKRS
- a CDS encoding bifunctional folylpolyglutamate synthase/dihydrofolate synthase encodes the protein MQDDFLESLKLIGSTPGQERLNSKLGLERIRFLLEKSGRKWEDIPVVHVAGTNGKGSVVTFISGILSQSNYKVGSYISPHLIDIYERIKIGDKNIPSKDFDKILLDLKYYCEEAEKIKGIGSPTFFEVLTAISIIYFADKKVDFIISEVGLGGRLDATNVLNGKSVAITNISLDHQEILGHSKEEILIEKAGIIKKGSSVSSCIDLELSPLLEKICLEKGASLKLYKRDFDAIEKKINFEGSIFDYKSSDNMFSDVKIKMIGSHQIVNAACAISLAESISSYGFEIKESSIREGLEKSTWPGRFQIVRKNPMILVDVAHNIAGAKSLSETYNNLFLDAKTILLVGISQDKDIEGILKEFSKISKRIVLTTIPPRCANINTLEEKARRYFNEIKSFEDPLNAFDYCLSNLKNDEKLLITGSIYIAGYILKGRKLFGS
- a CDS encoding bifunctional 5,10-methylenetetrahydrofolate dehydrogenase/5,10-methenyltetrahydrofolate cyclohydrolase, coding for MTTKILDGKALSLRIANELSEKVAEYNKKGLHPKLATVLVGSNPASRVYVTLKKKDSEKIGIDYEEFYYDDICEEDLLLLIDKLNKRKDVHGILVQLPLPKHIDSNKILERIDPLKDVDGFTPINVGRILLNISDLFPCTPKGVVKILEEYNIPIEGADITIINRSNIIGKPLAAMMINKGGTVTVVHTKTKNLKEKTKHADIVIVGVGKTDFLTADMVKEGAVVVDVGITRDVDGIKGDVKYDEVSKITSYITPVPGGVGPMTRAMLLENLIICFLKQNDCAR
- a CDS encoding serine hydroxymethyltransferase; the encoded protein is MKSLDQVDVEIFNAIEDEKNRQNEGLELIASENFTSNAVLEAQRSVMTNKYAEGYPGKRYYGGCKFVDVAESLAIERAKKLFKADHANVQAHSGTQANMAVYFACLDVGDTVLGMDLSCGGHLSHGSPVNFSGKFYNFHFYGVNKNTYRIDLNEVREKAIELRPKLIVTGASSYPREIDFEGFREIADEVGALLLADMAHIAGLVACGFHKSPIPYCDFVTSTTHKTLRGPRGGLILCKEEHKKAIDKAVFPFAQGGPMMHTIAAKAVCFKEAMGEDFIKYQRQIINNCKVLSEELMSLGYELITGGTDNHLLLLDLRKNDITGKEAQELLEAAGITANRNVIPYDPKPPNVTSGLRLGVPAITSRGMKEQEMKLIAQMIHRVLQKKDDCAPEKVRVEVRDLCKKFPLNL
- a CDS encoding Lrp/AsnC family transcriptional regulator; translation: MVKDICILRGRTIDEQEKLIIKALIRNPRSSDNQISKATRVPVRTVYRKRKKLEEEGIIHYYLNVNLDKSGIGKINARHLYIIKFKLGLPYTQFIREINEENNVRTVFTEHIYQSFLAEVDGRVALVMILEGERDEDIVENFNKIIVPSLKKNHGPESIEDVQTIRLSDPIRFFHNYLPMLNIKNGRIRDDWRDELIFIT